Proteins co-encoded in one Rhodococcus sp. PAMC28707 genomic window:
- a CDS encoding thiolase domain-containing protein has protein sequence MTDIAVVGFAQAPNVAQTAGTTNGVEMLVPCFQQLYAELGITKSDIDFWCSGSSDYLAGRAFSFISAIDAIGAVPPINESHVEMDAAWALYEAWVKLMTGEVETALVYGFGKSSAGTLAKILAMQLDPYLVAPLWPDSLSIAGLQARAGIDAGKWDARAMAEVAVRNRANAHPLAQLSGNLDIEKLLQADYIADPLRAHDCAPVTDGASAIVLAAGDRARSLRENPAWISGIEHLIDSPNFGARDLTTAPSAYNAAVKASGGDLAGIELAELHAPFTHQELILSDWLPETATINPSGGTLVGNPMFSAGLERIGHAASRIFDGSAGRVLAHATSGPLLQQNLVAVMEGR, from the coding sequence ATGACCGATATCGCAGTGGTGGGCTTCGCACAGGCACCGAATGTCGCACAGACGGCGGGTACCACCAACGGCGTCGAGATGCTGGTTCCATGTTTCCAGCAACTTTACGCCGAGTTGGGAATCACGAAGTCCGACATCGACTTCTGGTGCTCGGGTTCTTCCGACTACCTGGCCGGCCGAGCATTTTCTTTCATTTCCGCTATCGACGCCATCGGTGCGGTCCCGCCGATCAACGAGTCTCACGTCGAGATGGATGCGGCATGGGCACTGTACGAGGCCTGGGTCAAACTGATGACGGGCGAGGTCGAGACAGCGCTGGTGTACGGCTTCGGAAAGTCGTCGGCGGGAACTTTGGCAAAAATCCTTGCGATGCAACTCGATCCCTATCTAGTGGCTCCGCTGTGGCCGGACTCGTTGTCCATCGCCGGACTCCAGGCGCGTGCCGGGATCGACGCCGGGAAGTGGGACGCGCGAGCAATGGCCGAGGTCGCCGTCCGCAACCGTGCCAACGCGCATCCGTTGGCACAGTTGTCCGGCAACCTCGACATCGAGAAATTGCTGCAGGCGGACTACATCGCCGATCCCCTGCGCGCACACGATTGCGCGCCGGTGACCGACGGAGCATCGGCGATCGTCCTCGCTGCGGGTGATCGTGCGCGTTCTCTCCGCGAAAACCCAGCATGGATAAGCGGAATCGAGCATCTGATCGACTCACCGAACTTCGGGGCACGGGATCTGACGACGGCCCCGTCGGCATACAACGCCGCCGTGAAAGCGTCGGGCGGTGATCTTGCCGGCATCGAACTGGCCGAACTACACGCACCGTTCACCCATCAGGAACTGATTCTGTCCGACTGGCTCCCCGAGACCGCGACGATCAATCCGTCCGGTGGCACGCTGGTGGGGAACCCGATGTTCTCCGCCGGGCTCGAACGAATCGGCCATGCGGCGTCGAGGATCTTCGACGGCAGTGCCGGTCGGGTTCTCGCGCATGCAACGAGCGGCCCACTGCTACAACAAAACTTGGTTGCCGTCATGGAGGGAAGATAA
- a CDS encoding acyl-CoA synthetase has product MTVDTNTQTRGGGLWNIAAEEPDRIALVDPIGGEHSFGELASTANKYGRGLHDIGLRPGDSVVMMLHNSADLVAFYFAALQTGLYIVAVNWHLTGPEVAYILKDSEAKAFVASDRFAEAATFAAEESGVEGRFSVGAIDGFTPLQDLGESEERPEIRTLGGPMLYTSGTTGKPKGVRRPLTGADPDQVPLASSGFFGIFGIKPFDDHVHICGSPLYHTAVLNFVVISIQLGQKVILMDRWDPEEMLALIDRHRVTHSHMVPTQFHRLLALPEATRAQYDVSSLRFMIHGAAPCPLEVKRRMLEWWGPVVTEYYAATEGGGTVISGEAWLRKPGSVGTAWPNSVVKVLGDDGSELSVGEPGQIYMRMGGSSFEYHHDEKKTAEARVGDLFTLGDIGYVDEDGYLFLCDRKSDMIISGGVNIYPAEIEGEMINHPKIADIAVFGVPHVDWGEEIKAVVQPESGVEPSDELTEEIMAFAGERLAKFKLPKSVDYAAQLPRDPNGKLYKRTLRDPYWQGRSNI; this is encoded by the coding sequence ATGACCGTCGACACCAATACGCAGACTCGAGGCGGTGGATTGTGGAACATCGCCGCCGAGGAACCGGATCGAATCGCCCTGGTGGATCCGATCGGCGGCGAACATAGTTTCGGCGAGTTGGCCTCCACAGCAAACAAATACGGACGCGGCCTCCACGATATTGGTCTCCGGCCCGGTGACAGCGTCGTGATGATGTTGCACAACAGTGCCGACCTCGTCGCGTTCTATTTCGCGGCCTTGCAGACCGGGTTGTACATCGTCGCCGTCAATTGGCACCTCACCGGACCCGAGGTTGCGTACATATTGAAGGACAGTGAGGCGAAAGCCTTTGTTGCATCGGATCGTTTCGCGGAAGCAGCGACTTTCGCCGCCGAGGAATCCGGGGTCGAAGGCCGGTTTTCCGTTGGCGCCATCGACGGTTTCACCCCCCTGCAGGATCTCGGCGAGTCCGAGGAACGGCCGGAGATCCGCACCCTGGGTGGGCCGATGCTCTACACCTCGGGAACGACAGGAAAGCCGAAAGGTGTCAGGCGCCCGCTCACCGGCGCCGACCCCGACCAGGTGCCACTCGCATCGAGTGGCTTCTTCGGAATCTTCGGGATCAAGCCCTTCGACGATCACGTGCATATCTGCGGGTCGCCGTTGTATCACACGGCTGTTCTCAACTTCGTAGTTATTTCGATTCAATTGGGGCAGAAAGTAATCCTGATGGATCGGTGGGATCCGGAAGAGATGCTCGCCTTGATCGACCGCCACCGCGTCACGCACAGCCATATGGTCCCGACACAGTTCCACCGCTTACTGGCGTTACCGGAAGCCACGCGAGCGCAGTACGACGTGTCCTCGCTCCGCTTCATGATCCACGGTGCTGCGCCGTGCCCGCTCGAGGTCAAGCGACGCATGCTCGAGTGGTGGGGGCCTGTGGTGACCGAGTACTACGCAGCAACGGAGGGCGGTGGGACCGTCATCTCGGGCGAAGCATGGTTGCGCAAACCTGGATCGGTGGGCACTGCATGGCCCAACTCCGTGGTCAAGGTGCTCGGCGACGACGGAAGCGAACTTTCGGTGGGTGAGCCGGGGCAGATCTACATGCGGATGGGTGGCTCCAGTTTCGAATATCACCACGACGAGAAGAAGACCGCGGAAGCGCGAGTGGGTGACCTTTTCACGCTCGGCGACATCGGCTACGTCGACGAGGACGGGTATCTCTTCCTGTGTGATCGTAAGTCCGACATGATCATCTCCGGGGGAGTCAACATCTACCCCGCAGAGATCGAGGGTGAGATGATCAACCACCCCAAGATCGCCGATATCGCGGTATTCGGTGTACCCCATGTGGATTGGGGTGAGGAGATCAAAGCCGTCGTACAGCCGGAGTCGGGTGTCGAGCCCAGTGACGAACTCACCGAGGAGATCATGGCATTCGCGGGTGAGCGTTTGGCCAAGTTCAAGCTGCCGAAGTCCGTGGACTACGCAGCCCAGCTGCCCAGAGATCCGAACGGAAAGTTGTACAAGCGCACACTGCGGGATCCGTACTGGCAGGGGCGCAGCAACATCTAG
- a CDS encoding FAD-binding oxidoreductase, translated as MQDERTTALIRAGFKSVQSAEDGPDRLARSFFAHLFAQNPDFRTLFPVSMDQLRRHFVLALGYIFDNLDKTDRVEPFLEQLGRDHRKHAITGSHFRAGQSALIAAFRGFVGNEVWTEEVEAAWTDTLDAVSRSMAVAADNDELPPYWGATVVEHHRILDDLAIIRLKVDEPIPYYPGQYVSVRIPQRPNLWRYLSPAIPSNPQGEIEFHVRRVSGGWVSPAMVSEVSVGDRWAISPPLGGMSIDRNSPEDVLMIAGGTGIAPLRAQIMDMALRSTNPRVHLFVSGVYPCDLYDIETLWQISLSNPWLTVIPVTEDYEDPWWHSGPTRELPWGMHRQLYGQISTVVTQFGSWADRQIQISGSPSMVRTTMYALRRNGTPMEHVQHDPL; from the coding sequence CTGTTCGCACAGAATCCGGACTTCCGGACGCTCTTTCCGGTCTCGATGGATCAACTTCGTCGCCATTTCGTTCTTGCGCTGGGCTACATATTCGACAACCTCGACAAGACGGACCGGGTCGAACCGTTTCTGGAGCAGCTCGGACGCGATCACCGAAAGCATGCAATCACCGGCTCGCACTTTCGTGCAGGGCAGTCCGCGCTCATTGCAGCCTTCCGTGGTTTCGTAGGTAACGAGGTGTGGACCGAGGAAGTCGAAGCGGCCTGGACCGACACGCTCGATGCAGTGAGCCGCAGCATGGCGGTAGCAGCGGACAACGACGAATTGCCTCCGTACTGGGGTGCAACCGTCGTCGAGCACCACCGAATACTCGACGATCTGGCGATCATTCGACTGAAGGTCGACGAGCCGATTCCCTACTACCCGGGCCAGTACGTCAGCGTTCGGATTCCACAGCGCCCCAATCTGTGGCGATACCTTTCACCGGCGATACCGAGTAATCCGCAGGGGGAGATAGAATTTCACGTTCGTCGCGTCTCGGGAGGATGGGTCAGTCCGGCCATGGTCTCCGAGGTGTCGGTCGGCGACAGATGGGCGATAAGCCCTCCGCTCGGCGGCATGTCGATCGATCGAAACAGCCCCGAGGACGTGCTGATGATTGCCGGCGGAACCGGTATCGCGCCGCTACGAGCGCAGATCATGGACATGGCATTGCGCAGCACCAACCCACGCGTTCATCTGTTCGTCAGCGGCGTGTACCCATGCGATCTGTACGACATCGAAACGCTGTGGCAGATTTCGCTGTCGAATCCATGGCTGACGGTGATTCCGGTAACCGAGGATTACGAAGACCCATGGTGGCACTCCGGTCCGACGCGTGAACTGCCGTGGGGAATGCACCGTCAACTCTACGGTCAGATCAGCACTGTAGTAACGCAATTCGGATCATGGGCAGATCGACAGATTCAGATATCCGGGTCTCCCTCGATGGTGCGTACGACCATGTACGCACTGCGCAGAAACGGTACGCCGATGGAGCACGTGCAGCACGATCCGCTCTAG
- a CDS encoding OB-fold nucleic acid binding domain-containing protein has product MVSTPLSAPLNNAFDYTRSVGPTIGAFLTGLRRKQIIGGRGSDGRVYVPPPEYDSVTKEPVTDFVDVGSTGTVTSWSWVETPYDDHPLDRPFAFALIQLDGADTSLLHAVDAESSDRMSTGMRVRARWAQDRTGDIHDVVCFEPAERAEESGPEPENASGEPVEMITTPVRLEYTHTASAEESYYLRGLAEGRFIGGRTDSAGKVYVPPRGASPTDGRPTTEKVELPDHGIMTTYCIVNVPFKGQKIKPPYIAAYVLLDGADIPFQHLILECDPAEVRMGMRVEAKWKPREEWGYTLENIEYFRPTGEPDAEYDTYKHHL; this is encoded by the coding sequence ATGGTGAGTACACCACTCAGCGCGCCCTTGAACAACGCCTTCGACTACACCCGCTCTGTCGGGCCTACCATCGGGGCATTTTTGACGGGCCTGCGCCGCAAGCAAATAATCGGCGGACGAGGAAGCGACGGGCGGGTGTACGTACCCCCACCCGAATACGACTCCGTCACAAAAGAACCCGTCACCGACTTCGTCGACGTCGGTTCCACAGGCACCGTAACTTCTTGGTCCTGGGTAGAGACTCCCTACGACGACCACCCTCTCGATCGACCTTTCGCCTTTGCGCTGATCCAGCTCGACGGCGCCGATACCTCACTCCTTCATGCCGTCGACGCAGAGTCCTCGGATCGGATGTCCACCGGAATGCGCGTCCGCGCCCGATGGGCGCAGGACCGCACCGGCGACATTCACGATGTCGTGTGCTTCGAACCTGCCGAGCGAGCGGAAGAGTCCGGACCGGAACCCGAAAATGCGTCCGGGGAACCCGTCGAGATGATCACCACCCCCGTCCGCCTCGAGTACACCCACACTGCCTCGGCCGAGGAAAGCTACTACCTCCGTGGTCTCGCCGAAGGGCGCTTCATCGGGGGTCGGACAGATTCCGCCGGCAAGGTCTACGTCCCGCCGCGTGGCGCGAGCCCGACGGACGGTCGGCCGACGACGGAGAAGGTCGAACTACCCGATCACGGCATCATGACGACCTACTGCATCGTCAATGTGCCGTTCAAGGGCCAGAAGATCAAGCCCCCGTACATTGCGGCATATGTACTTCTCGACGGCGCCGACATTCCGTTTCAGCATTTGATTCTCGAATGCGATCCAGCGGAAGTTCGGATGGGAATGCGGGTCGAGGCCAAGTGGAAGCCGCGCGAGGAATGGGGTTACACGCTCGAGAACATCGAGTACTTCCGGCCGACGGGTGAACCCGACGCCGAGTACGACACCTACAAGCACCACCTCTGA
- a CDS encoding LLM class F420-dependent oxidoreductase — MKLGLQLGYWGAQPPSGAGELVDAAEAAGFDAIFAAESWGSDAFTPLAWWGARTKSVQLGTSVAQLSARTPTNCAMHALTLDHLSGGRAILGLGVSGPQVVEGWYGQPFAKPLARTREYVDIVRQVLTREAPVTSAGPHYPLPLDGTGMGKPLKPITHPLRADLPIWLGAEGPKNIALAAEIADGWLAIYYSPRLASMYNGWLDEGFARPGARRSRADFEVAATCQVVLTDDRVATIARLKPTIALYVGGMGAPELNFHAQVYNRMGYDNEVGEIGKLYQSGRKDEAAAMVPDEMVAETMIIGNADYVREEVKRWEDAGVTMLLVTADTADRVHELGSLLKG; from the coding sequence ATGAAGCTCGGATTGCAGCTCGGATACTGGGGTGCACAGCCTCCTTCCGGTGCCGGAGAACTGGTCGACGCGGCCGAGGCCGCCGGCTTCGACGCCATCTTCGCCGCCGAATCCTGGGGTTCGGACGCGTTCACTCCGTTGGCGTGGTGGGGTGCGCGGACGAAATCGGTGCAGCTCGGAACTTCGGTTGCGCAGTTGTCTGCTCGTACACCGACGAATTGCGCCATGCACGCCTTGACGCTGGACCACCTGAGTGGAGGGCGGGCGATCCTGGGTCTGGGCGTCTCGGGTCCCCAGGTTGTCGAGGGGTGGTACGGGCAACCGTTCGCCAAACCCCTGGCTCGTACTCGGGAATACGTCGACATCGTGCGGCAGGTTCTCACCCGCGAAGCGCCGGTGACCAGTGCTGGCCCGCATTATCCGCTGCCTCTAGACGGAACGGGAATGGGCAAGCCGCTCAAGCCGATCACGCATCCGCTGCGCGCGGATCTGCCGATCTGGCTGGGTGCAGAAGGCCCCAAGAACATTGCCCTCGCCGCGGAGATCGCCGACGGTTGGCTGGCAATCTACTATTCGCCGCGGCTTGCATCGATGTACAACGGGTGGCTCGACGAGGGGTTCGCACGCCCGGGTGCGCGACGCAGCCGGGCCGATTTCGAGGTTGCTGCCACCTGCCAGGTAGTGCTCACCGACGATCGAGTTGCCACCATCGCACGGCTCAAGCCGACCATCGCGCTGTATGTGGGAGGCATGGGCGCGCCGGAATTGAACTTTCACGCCCAGGTGTACAACCGAATGGGTTACGACAACGAAGTCGGCGAAATCGGCAAGCTCTATCAGTCCGGGCGTAAGGACGAGGCCGCAGCGATGGTGCCCGACGAGATGGTTGCCGAAACTATGATCATCGGAAATGCCGATTACGTCCGCGAAGAGGTGAAGCGGTGGGAGGATGCGGGCGTCACGATGCTTCTGGTGACGGCAGATACTGCAGATCGAGTACATGAACTCGGGTCCTTGCTCAAGGGGTAG
- a CDS encoding TIGR03619 family F420-dependent LLM class oxidoreductase, which yields MKYTVGIAMTPLHELPALAKTAEECGFSSIALPDSLFYMETQSTDYPYTPDGSRMWNAETPWVDPLIAAAAMGAVTSTIEFYTQVLKLGSRNPVLLARQVGSVAALTDNRFGFGVGIGWAPEEFEWCGAPYAKRGKRVDEMIEVIKAILDGGMVEYHGEFFDFDKLQMSPAPTKPVPFYVGGHSDVALRRAARVGDGWTSAMIKFDDLVAVIARLRELREEYGTADKPFEIQTVCIDRFGKDGYAELEDAGVTDIISVPWIFDGIGFDGPLEAKQDSLRKFAEKFI from the coding sequence ATGAAGTACACGGTCGGTATTGCAATGACACCGCTACACGAACTGCCGGCACTGGCGAAGACGGCCGAGGAGTGCGGGTTTTCCTCGATCGCGCTGCCGGATTCGCTGTTCTACATGGAAACCCAGTCGACGGACTATCCGTATACACCTGATGGCTCACGAATGTGGAATGCCGAGACCCCCTGGGTCGATCCGCTCATCGCGGCGGCAGCGATGGGCGCGGTGACCTCGACCATCGAGTTCTATACCCAGGTCCTCAAGCTCGGGTCTCGCAACCCGGTTCTGCTTGCCCGCCAGGTAGGTTCGGTTGCTGCACTGACCGACAACCGGTTCGGATTCGGTGTCGGGATCGGCTGGGCTCCTGAGGAATTCGAATGGTGTGGGGCGCCGTACGCCAAGCGTGGCAAACGAGTCGACGAGATGATCGAGGTCATCAAGGCGATCCTCGACGGCGGCATGGTGGAGTACCACGGAGAGTTCTTCGATTTCGACAAGCTTCAGATGAGTCCGGCACCGACGAAGCCGGTTCCGTTCTATGTCGGCGGGCACAGCGATGTGGCGCTACGACGCGCCGCTCGGGTGGGTGACGGGTGGACATCGGCGATGATCAAGTTCGACGATCTGGTCGCAGTCATCGCCCGCCTGCGCGAACTCCGAGAGGAGTACGGCACGGCCGACAAACCGTTCGAGATCCAGACCGTGTGCATCGACCGCTTCGGTAAGGACGGTTACGCCGAACTCGAAGATGCCGGTGTCACCGACATCATCTCGGTGCCGTGGATATTCGACGGCATCGGATTCGACGGTCCGCTGGAAGCGAAGCAGGACTCGCTTCGGAAGTTCGCGGAGAAGTTCATTTAG
- a CDS encoding thiolase domain-containing protein, with amino-acid sequence MSKQPAAVLGTGQTHYVAKRHDVSMSGLVREAIDRAMIDAEVSWDDIDAVVIGKAPDLFEGVMMPELFMADAIGATGKPLLRVHTAGSVGGSTAIVASSLVQSGVHKRVLAVAWEKQSESNAMWALSIPVPFNMPVGAGAGGYFAPHIRSYIRRSSAPEHIGAMVAVKDRLNGSRNPYAHLKHPDITLESVQASQMLWDPIRYDETCPSSDGACAVVIGDEATAHAREADGKKVAWIHATSMRTEPTTFAGRDQVNPQAGRDAAAALWKAAGITDPLEEIDVAEIYVPFSWFEPMWLENLGFVPEGQGWKLTEAGDTAMGGKLPVNCSGGVLSSNPIGASGMIRFAEAAMQVMHRAGDHQVDNAKKALGHAYGGGSQYFSMWVVGSEQL; translated from the coding sequence GTGAGCAAGCAACCCGCTGCGGTACTGGGTACCGGCCAGACTCACTATGTCGCCAAGCGACACGACGTCTCGATGTCAGGACTCGTGCGCGAGGCGATCGACCGCGCGATGATCGATGCCGAAGTGTCGTGGGACGACATCGATGCGGTCGTCATCGGTAAGGCGCCCGACCTGTTCGAGGGCGTCATGATGCCCGAGTTGTTCATGGCCGACGCCATCGGCGCCACCGGCAAGCCGCTCCTGCGCGTCCACACTGCCGGTTCGGTGGGTGGCTCGACGGCCATCGTGGCGTCGTCGTTGGTGCAGTCGGGCGTACACAAACGTGTTCTCGCCGTAGCTTGGGAGAAGCAATCGGAGAGCAATGCCATGTGGGCCCTGTCGATTCCGGTGCCCTTCAATATGCCCGTCGGTGCAGGCGCCGGGGGATACTTTGCGCCGCATATCCGCTCGTACATCCGCCGTTCGAGTGCACCCGAGCACATCGGCGCGATGGTGGCGGTGAAGGACCGGCTCAACGGGAGCCGGAATCCCTACGCACACCTCAAGCACCCGGACATCACACTGGAATCGGTTCAGGCGTCACAGATGCTGTGGGACCCCATCCGTTACGACGAAACGTGCCCGTCGTCCGATGGGGCCTGCGCGGTGGTGATCGGCGACGAGGCTACTGCCCACGCACGCGAGGCGGACGGCAAGAAGGTCGCCTGGATCCACGCTACGTCGATGCGCACCGAGCCGACGACGTTCGCCGGTCGTGACCAGGTCAATCCGCAGGCGGGCAGGGATGCGGCTGCGGCACTGTGGAAAGCAGCAGGAATCACCGATCCCCTCGAAGAGATCGACGTCGCTGAAATCTATGTTCCGTTCTCGTGGTTCGAACCGATGTGGCTCGAGAACCTCGGATTCGTACCGGAGGGTCAGGGATGGAAACTGACCGAGGCAGGCGATACCGCCATGGGCGGTAAGCTCCCGGTCAACTGCTCCGGCGGCGTTCTGTCGTCCAACCCCATCGGGGCGTCGGGAATGATCAGGTTTGCCGAGGCCGCAATGCAGGTTATGCACCGCGCGGGCGACCACCAGGTGGACAATGCCAAGAAAGCCCTCGGCCACGCCTACGGCGGAGGGTCCCAATATTTCTCGATGTGGGTCGTAGGGAGCGAACAGCTATGA